A genomic segment from Aquila chrysaetos chrysaetos chromosome 11, bAquChr1.4, whole genome shotgun sequence encodes:
- the CXCL12 gene encoding stromal cell-derived factor 1 isoform X2 → MDLRALALLAFALAIISLSEEKPVSLTYRCPCRFYESNVARANIKHLKILSTPNCSLQIVARLKSNSKQVCIDPKLKWIQEYLEKALNKRFKM, encoded by the exons ATGGACCTCCGAGCCCTGGCTCTGCTCGCCTTCGCCCTGGCCATCATCTCCCTCTCGGAGG AGAAACCCGTCAGCCTGACTTACCGATGCCCCTGTCGATTCTACGAGAGCAACGTAGCAAGAGCCAACATTAAGCACCTCAAAATCCTCTCCACACCCAACTGCTCACTTCAGATTGT TGCGAGGCTCAAGAGCAACAGCAAGCAAGTGTGCATTGATCCCAAGTTAAAGTGGATCCAGGAATATCTGGAGAAAGCTTTAAACAA